Genomic segment of Nitrospirota bacterium:
CTCTTACATACAAAAAAGCTAATAAAATGCCTCCTTCTGTGGTATAATGAGTTTTATTCTGAAGACCAAAAACCACAAAAAGGAGGCACTTAAAAAATGAATAAGACTATACCAGAGAAGAAGATATATTGCAACAGAGAAGTTAAGGAGGAGTTTACAGGCAAAAACCTTACCAGGTTTGGAGGAACAGGGCTTATAAGAAGATACCTTAAGAGGATAGGCATCAGTTCTTATCTTGAGAAGATTGAGGTAAAGAAGAAAAGGGATAGAGGGTATTCTCCCCCCGAGGTGTTTCTGAGTATCCTTTACGGTATTCTCCTTGGTCTGAGCCGTCCCTACCATATGATGGAGCTTGTGAGAGACAAGGTATTTCAGAAGATAGCTGGTCTTAAGGGTTTTCCTACCCAGTCTACCATAAGCAGGTTCTTCAAAGGTTTGAGCATGCGCATATCCAGAGAGATATACCACATAAACTACTCCCTGCTGATGAAGGTGAGAAAGGAGTTTAAGGACTTTACAGATGGTATAACTGCAGACCTTGACTCCCACGTAACCCCTGTTTATGGCAATCAAGCGAGGGCCAAAGTTGGATTCAATCCAAAGAAGAAGGGGAGAAAGAGCTACCATCCTATCCTCTGTTTCATAGGAGAGACCAGGGACTTTTTGGCTGGTAGCTTGAGGAGTGGCAAGCATCATACGAGTTACAATGCCAGGATATTCCTCTCCTCTGTCATAAAAGCCTTGCCCGTTGCCATAAAAAGGCTTAGGGCCGACAGCGGTTTTTTCTCTATAGAGTTTATTTGGTGGCTTAAGAAGAAGGATATAGAGTTCTTTATCGTTGTTCCCCTTCAACAGTGGGCTCAGAGGATAATACTCCATCAGGGAAGTTGGGAATCTATTGGTAGGTGCATCTGGGCAAAAGAGATCCTCCTTCCCTTGGGTAAGACCG
This window contains:
- a CDS encoding IS1380 family transposase, translating into MNKTIPEKKIYCNREVKEEFTGKNLTRFGGTGLIRRYLKRIGISSYLEKIEVKKKRDRGYSPPEVFLSILYGILLGLSRPYHMMELVRDKVFQKIAGLKGFPTQSTISRFFKGLSMRISREIYHINYSLLMKVRKEFKDFTDGITADLDSHVTPVYGNQARAKVGFNPKKKGRKSYHPILCFIGETRDFLAGSLRSGKHHTSYNARIFLSSVIKALPVAIKRLRADSGFFSIEFIWWLKKKDIEFFIVVPLQQWAQRIILHQGSWESIGRCIWAKEILLPLGKTVSCRLVIIRTKVGKGEKPKKELSLIKGDDAIYDYQMIATNSTKAPIEVWRFYNKRANCENFIKESIYSFGLDNVVSQSWAGNNCWFQLVMLGYNIMNWFKEEVVLQRDKKTFGEGIRRMLLLIPGKLIYTARQYILKLEESWCYRKEYELALQRLE